In Parerythrobacter aestuarii, the sequence CCGCGACTCAGCCAAAACCGATGGTGCGTGTGGCGGGCAAGCCGTTGATCGACCACACGCTCGACCGCATCGCTGAGGCGGGGATCGCAAAAGCTGTCGTCAACGTCCACTACCTTGCCGATGCCATCGAGGCACATGTTCGGAACCGCAAGGCACCGTCAATCACGATCTCGGATGAGCGCGATGGATTGCTGGAAACCGGCGGCGGCATGATAAGGGCACAACCCCACTTGCCCGACCCCTTCTTCTGTCTCAATTCGGACAACATCTGGCTCGACGGGCCAAGGAATGCGTTTCATGAACTGTCTGCCCGCTGGGACCCGGCCGAAATGGATGCGCTCTTGTTGGTCGTCCCTCACTCGCGGGCAATGAATTTTGGCGGCAAAGGCGATTTCCATCTCGATCCGCTTGGGCGCATCCGGCGGCGCCAGTCAGGCCGTATTGCGCCTTATATCTACACCGGCATCCAGATCGTTTCGCACCGCCTTCTTCGCGATGCACCTGCTGGCAAATTTTCGACCAACGTGTTGTGGAACCGGGCGCTGGATGAGGGCAAGCTCTTCGCCCTGCCGTTTACCGGGCTGTGGTTCGAGGTTGGTACACCGGATGCGATCCGTCCCACCGAACTGGCTTTGACGAGTGGCTGACGCGCCCAGGCCTCAGGTCTACTCGATCGCCGCGGACCGTGGCTTTGTGGACGCGCTGGTGGCCGGGCTTGTCTCACGATACTCGAAAGAAGGGCTTGGCTTGGCCCGGTTGACGCTCCTGCTGCCGAGCACCCGCGCCATACGTACTGTCACCGAGGCTTTCATCCGCCAATTCGGCACCACCGGTGAAAGCGGTATGCTGATGCCGCGGATGGCCGTGGTTGGCGATCTCGATCTCGACGAGACTCTCGGCAGTCTCCTTGACCCATTGGGATCCGCAGACATCCCGGCAGCAGTGGATCCAATGTATCGCTGGCTGCGCATTGCCGAACTCTTGCGCGAGACGTCGGGAGACACGGCACCCAAGGGCGCAGCGCTCTATGGCCTCGCGCGGGAAACCGTCCGAACGATGGACCGACTGCTGGTTGAAGACATCGGGCCGGAAGAGCTGCTGCAAGATCGAGTGCTGGACCAGTATTGGAACCTGGCCGGGCACTGGCAGGCTTCATTGCATCAGTTTGCGACGGTCCAGAACCGTTGGCTCAAGGAACTTGATGCGAAGGGAGCGTTGGATGCTGCGGCGCGTCGAAACCGATTATTCGACCATACGGCTCGACGCTGGAAAGAGGCTCCGCCTGCCACCCCGATCGTCGCTGCCGGGGTGACGAGCGCTGCACCTGCGCTCGCACGCCTGCTGCGGGTGATCTCCGAATTGCCGGACGGGGCGGTGATCCTGCCCGATCTTGACCTGACGATGGACGACGAGGTGTGGGATGAACTGGGCTGTGCCGGTGCTCCTGTAGAACCGGGCGGACCGCCCTTTGCCAAGGGCGATGCAGTCACCCATCCGCAATATCACCTGAAGCTGTTGCTGAACCGGATGGGGATCGCGCGCGGCGAAGTACAACATTGGCATCGCAAAGGCACGGGCGCTGCGCGGCCCGAACGCAGCAAGGCAGTGAGTGCTGTCTTCCTTCCGCCAGAGGCAAGCAAGCGTTGGGTCTCGCTGAAGTCCGGAGAACGTCATCTCACCGGTATTCGGTTGCTGGAAACACCCAACCCGGAGGCCGAGGCGCAGGCGGTTGCACTGGCAGTCCGCGAAGCGCTGGAAGAACCCGAACGTCGCATTGCCATTGTCACCCCGGATCGCTCACTGGCCCGCCGGATCGTTCATCATCTGCAGCGGTGGAATATCGAAGCAGACGATTCCGCTGGTCGGCCTCTGTCGCAATCAACGGCGGGGCGGTTATTTCTGCTGTTGGCCGAACTTGTCGCCGAGCGCGCGGCACCGGTGCCACTGGTTGCGCTGCTGGGTCACCCCTTGGTGTGCCGCAACAATGACCGGCGCGAGTGGCTGCACTCCTTGCGGGCCTTCGAGCGGGAATTGCGGGGACCCCGCCCGAGGCCGGGGCTGGAAGCCCTGCGGGAGAAGGCCGGCGCAGCCAAGGTGAGCGAATGGTGGAGCGAGGCTGAAACGATTGTCGCGCAACTGCTTGAACTCCCTGATCCGATGCCGCTTGCCGACTTGCTCGATATGCTTGTGGCTGCGGGAGAGGCTCTCTGCGGTTTGGACTTGTGGGGGCAGGAAGACGGCCGGGCGCTGTCGGCTTTCGTCGAGGATCTGCGAATGCAGGCGAGGGCTGTTGGGACGTCGATCGATCCGCAGGATCTCCACGGAATCCTGACAGAGGCCATGGATAGTCAAGCAGTTCGGCCGCCTTATGGTGGGCATCCCCGCGTGGCGATCTACGGCCTGCTGGAAGCGCGTATGACGCGGGCGGACCTGGTCATCTGTGCCGGACTTAACGAGGGCAGCTGGCCCGCGCGGCCCACGGTCGATCCCTTGCTGGCACCGCAGGTGTTGCGCGCACTCGGGGTTCCGGGCGCGGATTTCCGCATCGGCCTGGCGGCCCATGACCTTGCCGGGGCGCTGGGCGCTCCCGAAGTGCTCCTCAGCCGCTCTGAGCGCGATGCAGAAGGACCGGCGCTGGCCTCACGCTTCTTGCTCCGGGTCAAGGCGCTACTCGGCGATTTGCTTGAGATCTACGAGGAGAAGGACCTTCCCGCGCTGGCCGGTGCGCTTGACGATGCGGATCTGGTCGAACGCTATCCGCAGCCGAAGCCGTTGCCGACCGCGGAGCAACGACGCGAGCGCATTAGTGTCACCGCGCTCGACCGCCTGCGCTCGGATCCGTATCAGTTCTACGCTTCTTCGATTCTGCGTTTGAAAGAGATCGAGTTGCTCGATGCCGAGCCCACCCCGGCATGGCAGGGGCAGCTGGCGCATGACATCCTCGAGCACTGGCACGGCAATGGTGGTTCGCTCAACGAAATCGCGCGCGAAAAGCTGCGTGAAATGGATCACCATCCGCTGTCTCGCGCATTATGGGAACCGCGCTTGCTCAAGGGCTTGGAATGGGTGGAACAAGAGCTGGAAAGGGATCCCAACCGCACACCCGTCCTATGGGAGGAGTGGGGCGAAATCGAACATCGTGGAGTCACGATCTTCGGCCGCATCGACCGGCTCGACCGGCTCGATGACGGGACATTCGCGGTCGTTGATTACAAGACCGGGAAGCTACCAACGGGCAAGCAGGTCGAGAAAGGCTATTCCTTGCAGTTGGGTACTTTGGGCCTCCTGGTAGAGGAGGGCGGATTTGCCAACCATGATATCACCGGGTCAGCCAGCAAGTTTGAATACTGGTCGCTGTCCAAGGACAAGAAGAAGAGCAAGTCGGACAGCGATTTTGGTTTCGTCGAAACGCCTCTGAGAGTGGGACGGAAAAATTCAGGTATCCTCCCAGAAGACTTTCTTCCAATGACCGTGACGTATCTCGACGAGGCCCTCAACCGTTGGATTCTCGGCAATGAGCCTTTCACCGCGCGGCTCAATCCGGACGCACCGAGATACGATACCTACGACCAGCTGATGCGGCTCGATGAGTGGCAGGGGCGGGAGGAATGAGCGGCAAGCAGCTCGTTTACCCACTCAGGGACCAGCAGTCTGAAGCGGTCGAACCGCGTGACAGCGTGTGGCTTTCCGCCAGCGCTGGTACCGGCAAGACCCAGGTGCTTTCGGCCCGTGTCCTGCGACTACTACTGAAAGAGGACTGCGAGCCCGAAAGCATACTCTGCCTGACCTTCACCAAGGCAGGCGCGGCTGAGATGGCCACTCGCGTCAATGAAGTGCTGGCCAGCTGGGTGCGGATGGATGACGACGCACTGAAGAAGGATCTTGAGGCCATCGGCGCGAGGTGCGGCCCTGAGGAGCAGGCCCGCGCTCGTACCCTGTTTGCGAAGGTGCTTGATTGCCTTGGTGGCGGCTTGCGGATCGATACCATCCACGCTTTCTCGCAGTGGATACTGGCAGCTTTTCCGGTGGAAGCAGAGCTTGTTCCGGGGACCAAGGCGATGGAGGATCGCGAGAAGGTCCTGTTGTTCCGCCAGGTGTTGTCCGAGTTGTTGCTGGAAGGCAATCCGGCCGACATGGAAGCGCTTGCCGACCTCTCGGTCAATCATGCCCCGGATGGTGCGAAAGGTTGGCTGATGCGCTGCGCCGAAGCGATCGAAGTTTGGACGGGCAGCAATGGCTGGGAGGAACCACGACCATTGCGCGAGCGGGTAATGAACTTGCTAGAGCTACCGGCGGACTTTGACGCCGCCCAACTCGCCCTGATGTGCACAGACGATGCGTTCGATGTGCAATCGCTCAAGAGGATTCGCGATTCCTACAAGGAGTGGGGGACGAAGAGTGGTCTCGAAATGGCAGGGTTCATTGACGAGTGGCTGACTCTGGCCCCGACCGAGCGCCTCGCAGCAATGGGTTTGCTGACCAAGAGTGTTCTGGTTGCGGATGGCAGCAAGATCAGGAGCTTCACGAATGTCCTGAAGGTTGACCCGGACATTGTATCTTTTGCGGACCGTGTATTCGATGCCTATTGGGAAGTTGTCGGTCGGCAAAACCTGTTGAGCCTCGCCGATCGCCTGACCCCTGCGCTCACGCTTGGTCGAAAATTCGCCCTGGCATGGGACGAGCGCAAGAAACGCGCCGGATTGATCGACTTCGATGACCAGATTCGTCGTGCGGCAGAGCTACTTGGTCGCGAAGGGCTGGGACAGTGGATCAATTACAAGCTCGACCGGCAGTTCGATCATATCCTTGTCGACGAGGCGCAGGACACCAATGAAGCGCAATGGCAGATCATCCGAGCGCTCACCGGCGAATTCTTCGCCGGTTATGGCCAGCACGACAACAAGGTGCGTACAATTTTCGTTGTCGGGGACTACAAACAGGCGATCTTTGGCTTCCAGGGGACCAGCCCGGAGAATTTCCGCCGCCAGAAGGAGATCTACCGGGCCGAGATTGAGGCCGCGATCAAGAACGCTCGCGAACTGGCTGAAGACGCGCGCACCAACATGCCCATCGAGCTGCGTGAGCTGCGCGAACTCGGTTTGGGCCGTAGCTTCCGCACTGCGCAGAAAGTGCTCGATTTCGTAGATGCTGCGATCGACACGATTGGGCGCGATGCCATTGGCCTTGGCGACGGAGATGAGCGGCATGTCGGGGAAGATCGGCCCGGACTTGTTACCTTGTGGAACCCGGTTTTCAGCACGGAGGATCAGGGCAACGCCACTGATTCCGATGATGAGAGCTGGCTCACACCATCGGATCGGAGAATGGCAGACCGGATCGCTGAGCAGGTCACACTCTGGCTCAAGCAGGGCCACCCTCTCGCGAAGGGCGAACCGCGCAACGCCGGACCGGGCGACATCATGGTGCTGGTGCGCAAGCGGCGTGCGCTGGCTGGCCTGATCGTCGCTAGGCTCCATGCTGCGGGGGTGCCGGTGGCTGGCGTGGACCGCTTGCGGCTTGGTGCACCGCTTGCCGTCAAGGACCTTGTCGCCGCATTGCGCTTTGCCGCGCAACCGCTCGACGATCTCAACCTCGCCAACCTGCTGGTCTCGCCGCTTGGGGAGTGGTCGCAGGAAGACCTGCTCGAATATGGCGACCGTGCGGACAAGGTACGCTTGTGGGACCATCTGCGCAAACATGACGCGCCGTTCGTGATGGCCACCGTCGACCGGTTACGTGCACTGCTGGAGCGGGTCGATTTCGAGCCACCCGAGTCCTTGCTGCACTGGATGCTCACCGGCCCATGGCAAGGTCGGCGCAAGTTGGTGGCCCGACTGGGGCGCGAGGCCAACGATCCGATCGACGAATTGCTCAACGCCGCTTTCGCTTACTCCTCTGCACATACGGCAAGCCTGGCCGGTTTCATCCATTGGTTTGATGCCGGGGATGCCGACGTCAAGCGCGAATCCGGTGGTGACAATGACCTGGTCCGGGTGATGACCGTACATGGCTCGAAGGGCCTGCAGGCACCCATCGTCATCCTGGCGGATGCAGTCGGCAATCCCAAACCGGGGGACAATCTCTCGCTATCGTTGGAAGATGAGGGAAGCGGAGAGCAGGTCCCAGTCTTGCCTGTCGCCAAGAAAGAGCGTGTCGGTCGAATCCTGGACCGTGCAGAAGCCATGACTGCGGCAGAGCTCGAGGAACACTGGCGGTTGCTCTATGTCGCCATGACCCGGGCAGAGGAAGCGCTTTATGTTGGCGGCGCACTGGGCAAGCAGGAGAAAGAACCCGCGCCTGATAGCTGGTACGCCCGGCTCGAACCGCTGATGACAGGTGATGATCTTGCCGATGATATCTGGGGTGGCCGGCGCGAATGGGGCGCTCTCCCCGCGAAGGTTGCCGAGAGCAAGCAGGGGAAGGACGAGCAAAGAGTCTCCGTTCCCACCTGGGCCAGGACGCCGATCGGTCCGGAACCGCGCCCGCCGCGGCCGCTCGCGCCTTCCAATGCGGGGGAGGATCGCAGTGCCGATCCACCGCTGCCCCCGGATCAAGTCGTGAAGGCTGCGCGCCGAGGAGTGCTAATACATGGCCTACTCGAACGCTTGCCGGACGTGCCCGGCGGTGAGCGCTCAATCTGCGCGCGGGCTTGGCTGCAACGGCAGGCGGCGGAGCTTTCCGACCCTGAGCGGGATGAAATCTTGAGTAGCGCACTGACAGTCATCGAGGATTCGGAGTTCGCGGCGCTGTTCAGTGAAGAGGCGCTTGCGGAAGTGCCCCTGGCTGCGATTGTCGGGGGGCAGGTCATCGCCGGGAGTGCCGACCGTCTCCTCATCACTGCCGACGAAGTAACGGTGATCGACTTCAAGACGGCCCGCCGCCCGCCGGCAACGCTCGATGCAGTCTCCGAACCGGTAATCAAGCAGATGGCGGCCTATGTCGCCGCGCTCGAAGTGATCTACCCCGGCAGGAGGGTGCGAGCGGGCGTCCTTTATACGCATACGCCGCAACTGTTCGTTCTGCCTGAAGCGACACTTGCGCCACACAAAGCGGCGTTGCAGACGTAGCAGGAAAGTTTGTCACCGATCCTGTTGCGAGAGCGAAGCCAGCACCTAGATTGGTACCAACCAACAGGAGAATGCCACCATGGCTACCGTCAATGTCACCGATGCCAGCTTCAAGGCCGACGTCATCGATTCAGACAAGCCCGTCCTCGTCGATTTCTGGGCCGAATGGTGCGGCCCTTGCAAGATGATCGCACCCGCTTTGGAAGAGATCAGCGCTGAGCTCGCGGACCAGGTCACAATTGCCAAGATGGATATCATGGCCAACACCGACACGCCGAGCCAGCTGGGAGTCCAGGGAATTCCCTATCTTGCGCTTTACAAGGGTGGCGAGAAGATTGCCGAGTTGACCGGCGCACGGCCGAAGAGCCAGCTCAAGGCCTGGCTCGAAGGCGAACTCTGAGAATTGAATTGTCCGGGTGGTCAGCCGCCCGGACGATACCCCGACTGATCGAGCCGGCTGACGAATTCGTCCCACAGGGCGGAATTGGCGGCGGCGATCATCCCTTTGCGATTGCTGTCGACGCGATAGGACGAACCGTCTTGTCGTGCGCATTTGCCGCCGGCCTCGTTGAGGAACAAGCAACCTGCCGCATGGTCCCAGGCAAGGGTCCGCTCGTAGATAGCGATGTCGCGGTCGCCAAAGGTGACTTGCGGATATTCCTCTGCGGCGCAGCCGGGTGCGGTAGCCTTGCCGTAATGAGGTGCGATCTCGGCCTCGAAAAGCTCGCGTTGGTCCGGAGCCATGAAGCGCGTCATTGCTGACAGGAGAGGCGGGTCCTCTCCGCTAGCTGCCGCGCGTACTTTCTCGCCATCCACGGATGCGCCGCCGTCCTTGCGGGCAGTCAGCAGGCGCGGCCTGACAGGATCGTAAATCCAGCTGGCAATGGTTTCACCGCCATCGGCGAGCGCCAGCATGATCGCGAAATGCCCCGAACCTTTCGCAAAGTTCGAAGTCCCGTCAATCGGATCGATGATCCAGCACTGGTCCGACAGGCGATCAAGGACAGACGAATCCGAGTGCGCTGCTTCTTCGCCTACTATCGCGATGCCGGGCTGTAGCTTTTCTAGCGCTTCGCTGAGGAACTCCTCCACCTCCCGATCTACAATGGTTACGAGATCGCCTTTGGCTTTCTCTTCGATTTCGCTCTCCCGCAGGTTCTGCCACCGCGGCAGGATCGAACGTTCCGCTGCAAAGCGCATCAGCGCCAGGATTTCCTCGTCGAGTGCGCTCATTGCTGCTCGCTCATGAGCGGTAATCGGCGTTGATGGCGATGTAGCCATGGGTGAGATCGCAGGTCCAAACGGTCGCGCGACCGGCCCCCATACCCATTTCGATATCGATGGCGATGTCTTGCCCCTCAAGGTGCTTTGCCAAAGGGGTTTCGTCGAAATCGGGAAGGGGCTGCCCTTGTCTGGCTGCCCAATGCCCGCCGAACCCGATCGAAAGCAGGTCGCGGTCCGCCGGTTCACCAGCCTTGCCGACAGCCATGACGACACGCCCCCAGTTGGCATCCTCCCCGGCGATGGCAGTCTTCACGAGCGGGGAGTTGGCTACCGAAAGGCCGATCCGTTGTGCGCTTTCATCGGATACGGCTCCCGTCACGCGAATTTCGATGAACTTGCTCGCCCCTTCACCATCGCGAACCACTAGCTGGGCGAGCTGACGGCAGACGTCTTCGAGCGCTGCGCCAAAGGCATCGGCACCAGGATCATCGAAGGATGCCAGTGGCGGATTGCCGGCCTTGCCAGTCGCGAATACCATCACCGTATCGCTGGTTGAAGTGTCGCCATCCACAGTGATGCACGAGTAGGTGCGGAGCTTTGCTCTTTCGAGCAGCTGTTGCAGGAAAGCGGGCGCGACCGCCGCATCGGTGAAGATGTATCCCAGCATTGTCGCCATGTCCGGCGCGATCATGCCGCTGCCCTTGATGATCCCGCAAAGCTCGACGCGAGTGCCTCCTAACATCGCGGAAGCATGGGCACCCTTGGGGAATGTATCGGTTGTCGAAATCGCCCGCGCTGCGTCCTCCCAATTGCACGGCTCTGCACGGAAAGCGGTGTCGAGGCCGGCATCTGCAACATCGATGGGTAGGGGGACACCGATCACTCCGGTCGAAGACACGAAGACTTCGTCATTCGCACAACCAGCATGGCTTGCGACTTTGGCGATGATCCGTTCCACAGCTTCACGCCCACGATAGCCGGTAAATGCGTTGGAGTTTCCTGCGTTCACTACCTGGGCGCGGGCGCTGCCATGCTTCACTGACTCGCGACCGATTTCCACTTCACTGGAGGCACAGGCGCTCTTTGTGAACACTCCAGCCACAGAGGTGCCTTCTGTAAACTCGATCAGCGTCAGGTCGGCTCGGTCCCACCCCTTGTAGCCGGCGCGCACTGTTCGCAGTGTGACGCCTTCGATCGCTGGCATGTCTGGAAACGGGCGTGCGAGAGGGGATGTCTCAAGGTCCATGCAATGCCCTCTACGGTGCAAGCTCCGCTGGGTAAATCACCAACGTGGCTGGACGACTGCTGGCGAAACCCCTATCTGGGGCTCATGCGTCGCTATATCCTCACCTTGCTTGCGCTCCTGACCGGGCTTGCCGCTGTCGGCACGCCTGCCAGCGCCGCAATGGGTGATCTGCTTGGTTCGCAAGTTCAGGCCGGATCGCAGGACAAGTCCGACGAAAAGCGTGAGGAGTGCCGCTTGCGCAAGGAGCGCGAGCGTAATCCGACGAAGCGTGAAGATACGCGCGATTGCGCGCTCCCCAAGCCGGTGAGAGTTTACCTGCCGACGGTGATGTTCGGCAGCGACCGCGCCTACGAATAGGGCACCTGTCCGACATTCCAGAATGCGACCGCTCCCGCGCGCCTAGCCGGGAGCGATTTTCCTATATCAGTCCCGTCAGGCATAATTCCAATGATCAACAAGTTCATGAAATCGATCTTCGGCTCGTCGAATGATCGCTACGTCAAATCGATCGGCAAGGTCGTCGACCAGGTCAACGCGCTGGAAGAGCAGGTCAAGGCGCTCAGCGACGATGAGCTCAAGGCTCAGACGCAGAAATTCCGCGACCAGCTCGCCGATGGCAAGACCCTCGATGACATCCTCCCCGAAGCCTTCGCTACCGTTCGAGAAGCTTCGATCCGCGTGCTCGGAATGCGGCACTTCGATGTCCAGCTGGTCGGCGGTGTCGTGCTTCACCGTGGCGAAATTTCCGAAATGAAGACAGGCGAAGGCAAGACCCTCGTCGCGACGCTAGCCACCTATCTCAATGCCATCGAGGGCAAGGGCGTGCATGTCGTCACTGTCAACGATTACCTCGCCCGGCGCGACGCTGAATGGATGGGGCAACTCTACAACTGGCTCGGGCTTACGGTTGGAGTGATCGTACCAAACCTTTCCGAGATGGAGCGTCGCGAAGCCTACAATTCCGACATTACCTACGGGACCAACAACGAATTCGGCTTCGACTACTTGCGCGACAATATGAAGCACGAGCGCAGTGCCATGGTGCAGCGACCCTTCAATTTCGCCATCGTTGACGAAGTTGACTCGATCCTGATCGACGAAGCACGCACGCCGCTGATCATCTCTGGCCCGACCGAGGACAAGACCGATCTTTACGTAACTGTCGATGCAGTCGTGAAGCAGATCGACCCGGAGTGGTATGAGGCTGACGAGAAGACCAAGAACATCAATTGGACCGAAGAAGGCAACGAGGCGGTCGAGCAGATGCTCAAGGACGCCGGCCTGCTGGAAACCGACAACCTTTACGATGTCGAAAATACGCAGGTGGTTCACCACCTCGACCAGGCCCTCAAGGCCAACATCATGTTCAAGAAGGACACTGACTACATCGTAAAGGACGACAAGGTCGTCATCATCGATGAGTTCACGGGACGCATGATGGATGGACGGCGCTGGTCGAATGGCCTGCACCAGGCCGTCGAAGCCAAGGAAGGTGTGAAGATCGAGCCTGAAAACCAGACCATGGCTTCGATCACCTTCCAGAACTATTTCCGCATGTATCCCAAGCTCGCCGGCATGACTGGTACCGCTGCGACGGAAGCCTCGGAATTCTGGGACATCTACAAGATGAATGTGGTCGAGATTCCGACCAATGTTCCGGTCCAGCGGATCGACGAAGAAGACGAGTTCTACAAGAACACGCAGGACAAGTTCCAGGCCATCGCCAAGGCGATCGCTGAGAAGAGCCAGATCGGCCAGCCAGTGCTGGTCGGTACGGTCTCGATCGAGAAATCCGAGTTGCTCAGCCAGTTCCTCGACAAGGAGGGCGTCAAACACGCCGTCCTCAACGCCCGCTTCCATGAGAGCGAAGCGCATATCGTAGCCCAGGCGGGCCGATTGGGAGCGGTCACCATCGCTACAAACATGGCCGGCCGCGGGACAGACATCCAGCTCGGCGGTAACGTCGAGTTCCGGATCGAGGACGAGCTCAAGGATCTGGAAGAGGGTCCCAAGCGTGAAGCGGCGATCGATCGCATCAAGGCTGAAGTGAAAGCTGAACGCGAGAAGGTTCTCGAGGCTGGCGGTCTGTTCGTCCTCGGTACTGAACGCCATGAATCCCGCCGCATCGACAACCAGCTGCGCGGGCGCTCGGGCCGTCAGGGCGACCCGGGCCTCAGCCGCTTTTACCTCTGCCTGGAGGACGACT encodes:
- the secA gene encoding preprotein translocase subunit SecA; its protein translation is MINKFMKSIFGSSNDRYVKSIGKVVDQVNALEEQVKALSDDELKAQTQKFRDQLADGKTLDDILPEAFATVREASIRVLGMRHFDVQLVGGVVLHRGEISEMKTGEGKTLVATLATYLNAIEGKGVHVVTVNDYLARRDAEWMGQLYNWLGLTVGVIVPNLSEMERREAYNSDITYGTNNEFGFDYLRDNMKHERSAMVQRPFNFAIVDEVDSILIDEARTPLIISGPTEDKTDLYVTVDAVVKQIDPEWYEADEKTKNINWTEEGNEAVEQMLKDAGLLETDNLYDVENTQVVHHLDQALKANIMFKKDTDYIVKDDKVVIIDEFTGRMMDGRRWSNGLHQAVEAKEGVKIEPENQTMASITFQNYFRMYPKLAGMTGTAATEASEFWDIYKMNVVEIPTNVPVQRIDEEDEFYKNTQDKFQAIAKAIAEKSQIGQPVLVGTVSIEKSELLSQFLDKEGVKHAVLNARFHESEAHIVAQAGRLGAVTIATNMAGRGTDIQLGGNVEFRIEDELKDLEEGPKREAAIDRIKAEVKAEREKVLEAGGLFVLGTERHESRRIDNQLRGRSGRQGDPGLSRFYLCLEDDLLRIFGPDTLFARMMNSNLEDGEAIGSKWLSKAIETAQKKVEARNYDIRKQVVEFDDVMNDQRKVIYEQRAEIMDSEAVDDVVIDMRHDTVNGLVMTACPPGSYPEQWDIEGLKERVEEVLGLTPPIEAWMEEEAIEPEVFEERIRSEADAIMEAKIAATDAGMWKRVEKGILLDRLDHHWKEHLATLDALRQVVFLRAYAQKQPINEYKQEAFGLFEGMLDKLREDITSILIKSEFRMAAPPQQELPDLPDFLTGHIDPLTGLDNSNDGDGSANRPELFGALAGSSRAAFGPGGAATVTDNPYAGQEISRNAPCPCGSGNKYKHCHGAAV